The following coding sequences are from one Nymphalis io chromosome 17, ilAglIoxx1.1, whole genome shotgun sequence window:
- the LOC126774830 gene encoding dentin sialophosphoprotein-like: MQFLIKCILFFGVYIILTNGRPSHFQEEDSEIGVEYEGDESADDEYVPEEGPAADEVLRNVNSHGDIIQESQNQELAQDADINKEESEKFVETKSSVRKEGDKPQDLSYRGERESFSYIKNHPNYIFGPKNPAETENSQPSRIDDQNSRVECRNVDERSTHLGTDYSGELLFKKINDQFQKDNNGYRVDENDKSNLKKQYGNNMPVEKKAANNYDYFIYSDRNRRQVQGFEEKPITELKSIKNENNNLDVANENTILKNIKKLSDQDLENLMNSLPEDKKALLRKIMDKREITKKAGAVEDNNYFDQSDTSKIEGSYSVSSLSSNSGTTESNKNVDNGEVLNIKASDTDNETGKLGSKSGEMGDTSTTEEQLENTDSALKNEVNLNCNTKETVKTDNKREINRKDLTNKNIPFDDSLVLDTKNSNDSPIDKESSEDEDWLEPKSEEFNTEQRVVSQSDPSDISASVEKLEDSFPNANTYGDIESGLEPLVRIKRKELHHRVKKRDLPFITNDNLSFITDFESDESVNDERNEFNHKDSFYGQSDFVGNDIEGVNYNVMNNKKKRNKRSLSSNAIINTVNNTVNFNLSRSSRTTGPLFHENSSMSDNRIDKTEHQMDDETFGSFTDNSEKDINRYKRVKK, translated from the exons ATGCAGTTTTTAATCAAATGTATTCTGTTCTTTggcgtttatataatattaaccaaTGGTCGACCATCACATTTTCAAGAAGAAGACag cgAAATAGGAGTTGAATATGAAGGCGATGAGTCGGCTGATGACGAATATGTTCCCGAAGAGGGGCCTGCAGCGGATGAG GTTCTCCGAAACGTGAATAGTCATGGTGACATTATACAGGAATCACAAAATCAAGAATTGGCTCAGGATGCAGACATTAACAAAGAAGAATCTGAAAAA tttgtagAAACTAAATCGAGTGTCAGAAAAGAAGGAGATAAACCACAAGACTTGAGTTATCGCGGGGAAAGGGAGAGtttctcttatataaaaaaccacCCGAACTATATATTTGGTCCCAAAAATCCAGCAGAAACTGAAAATTCACAACCCAGTCGCATTGATGACCAAAATAGTCGCGTAGAATGTAGAAACGTGGATGAAAGGTCGACACATTTGGGCACAGACTATTCGggagaattattatttaaaaaaatcaacgatCAGTTTCAAAAGGATAACAATGGTTATAGAGTAGACGAAAAtgataaatctaatttaaaaaaacagtatgGTAACAACATGCCCGTAGAAAAAAAGGCGGCGAACAATTatgactattttatatattctgacAGAAATCGTCGACAAGTTCAAGGTTTTGAGGAAAAACCAATAActgaattaaaaagtattaaaaatgaaaacaacaaTTTAGATGTAGCAAACGagaatactatattaaaaaatatcaaaaaactttCTGATCAAGATTTAGAAAATCTAATGAATTCTCTTCCAGAAGATAAAAAAGCacttttaagaaaaattatggataaaagagaaataacaaaaaaagcgGGTGCAGTAGAAGATAACAACTATTTTGATCAATCTGATACAAGTAAAATAGAAGGAAGTTACTCAGTTTCTTCTCTGTCGTCTAATTCTGGCACTACTGAGAGCAACAAAAACGTCGACAATGGTGAGGTATTGAATATAAAAGCTTCGGACACTGACAATGAAACAGGAAAATTAGGAAGTAAATCTGGAGAAATGGGCGATACTAGTACAACAGAAGAGCAATTAGAAAATACTGATTCAGCCTTGAAAAACGAAGTAAACTTGAACTGTAACACAAAAGAAACTGTAAAAACTGATAATAAAAGAGAAATTAATCGAAAAGatttaacgaataaaaatattcctttCGATGATTCTTTAGTCTTAGATactaaaaattcaaatgattctCCAATAGATAAGGAAAGCTCTGAAGATGAAGATTGGTTAGAACCTAAAAGTGAAGAATTTAATACCGAGCAAAGAGTTGTTTCCCAAAGTGATCCTTCTGACATATCTGCTTCTGTTGAAAAACTAGAAGATTCATTTCCGAATGCTAATACATATGGAGATATAGAATCAGGGTTAGAACCTCTAGTaagaattaaaagaaaagaattACATCACAGAGTAAAAAAACGAGATCTTCCATTTATTACGAACGataatttgtcttttattaCTGATTTTGAAAGTGATGAGTCTGTAAATGATGAAAGAAATGAATTTAACCATAAAGATTCCTTCTACGGCCAATCTGACTTCGTCGGAAATGACATTGAAGGCgtgaattataatgtaatgaacaataagaaaaaaagaaataagcgATCTTTAAGTTCCAACGCTATTATTAATACTGTCAATAATACAGTAAATTTCAACTTGTCTAGAAGTAGTCGTACAACAGGTCCTCTATTTCACGAAAATAGCTCGATGTCAGACAATCGTATCGATAAAACTGAACACCAAATGGATGATGAAACATTTGGATCTTTCACAGATAATTCTGAAAAAGATATCAATCGGTAcaaaagagtaaaaaaataa
- the LOC126774841 gene encoding CREB-regulated transcription coactivator 2 isoform X3, giving the protein MANPRKFSEKIALHNQKQAEETAAFEKIMREVSDATNKPEETTLVTQYGLGGRSGGTSPSPRSPGQRGRASSSVGPMRRPADRKHDTSPYGSTVYLSPPPDSNWRRTNSDSALHQSCGEQQVTTQPLSPHHPLHSHGHPHLHPHQNHRRASNIPLDVLATLGMNPTNRPRSSCEIPRIPNNNNVYESGGGGGAGQGGSGGLQCELQVPGGSLPDLTSVHFPPPHYLPHRTSPEYQPRYNMSSLDHSWITSSYQSHCSPPSQYSSTSNINVPSPTMVHSPGSPVESPQTDYNNLHQVLLQPFEQITMLDPPTSSYNTTYINHSSPHSSQTTNSSHTYSQSSRGAHSALSGHGARDPVAGGGAYAALQPLASPSQPPTPATPSSIPDIILTDYSGELDPGIFGGEEAQLRAGLDLDDLTLLEEPSALLPDSSVEHEFRLDRLDGL; this is encoded by the exons CCAGAGGAAACGACACTAGTGACGCAGTATGGCCTCGGTGGTAGGAGTGGTGGGACGTCACCGTCGCCACGGTCGCCTGGACAGAGGGGGCGGGCTTCATCATCAGTTGGTCCCATGCGACGACCCGCGGATCGCAAGCATGACACCAGCCCATACGGAAGCACGGTCTATCTCAG TCCACCACCGGATAGCAATTGGCGACGGACGAACTCTGACTCAGCGTTACACCAGTCCTGCGGTGAGCAGCAGGTGACAACGCAGCCCCTATCACCGCACCACCCACTGCATTCCCACGGACACCCACACTTACACCCTCACCAGAATCATCGACGAG cTAGCAACATTCCTCTCGACGTGCTAGCAACGCTCGGAATGAATCCGACCAACCGTCCGCGGTCGTCGTGTGAAATACCACGAAtacctaacaataacaa CGTGTACGAGAGCGGCGGCGGGGGCGGGGCCGGCCAGGGCGGTTCGGGCGGCCTGCAGTGCGAGCTACAGGTGCCGGGCGGCTCGCTGCCCGACCTCACCTCCGTGCACTTCCCGCCGCCGCACTACCTGCCGCACCGGACCTCGCCCGAGTACCAGCCCCGATAT AACATGTCATCTCTAGACCATAGTTGGATAACGTCGAGCTACCAGTCCCACTGCAGTCCGCCCTCACAATATTCATCGACGTCAAATATAAATGTACCTTCACCCACA ATGGTGCACAGTCCAGGCAGTCCCGTGGAGTCACCGCAGACAGACTACAACAACCTTCACCAAGTATTATTACAACCGTTCGAGCAAATAACAATg CTGGACCCGCCCACGTCGAGCTACAACACGACGTACATAAACCACAGCTCGCCGCATTCGTCACAAACAACGAATTCGTCACATACATATTCACAG TCGTCGCGCGGCGCCCACAGCGCGCTGAGCGGGCACGGCGCGCGCGACCCGgtggcgggcggcggcgcgtaCGCGGCGCTGCAGCCGCTCGCGTCGCCCTCGCAGCCGCCCACGCCCGCCACGCCCAGCTCCATCCCCGACATCATACTCACAG ATTACTCGGGCGAGCTAGACCCCGGCATATTCGGCGGGGAGGAGGCGCAGCTGCGTGCCGGCCTGGACCTGGACGACCTGACGCTGCTGGAGGAGCCCAGCGCGCTGCTGCCGGACTCGTCCGTGGAGCACGAGTTCCGCCTGGACCGGCTCGACGGCTTGTAG
- the LOC126774841 gene encoding CREB-regulated transcription coactivator 2 isoform X2: MANPRKFSEKIALHNQKQAEETAAFEKIMREVSDATNKPEETTLVTQYGLGGRSGGTSPSPRSPGQRGRASSSVGPMRRPADRKHDTSPYGSTVYLSPPPDSNWRRTNSDSALHQSCGEQQVTTQPLSPHHPLHSHGHPHLHPHQNHRRASNIPLDVLATLGMNPTNRPRSSCEIPRIPNNNNVYESGGGGGAGQGGSGGLQCELQVPGGSLPDLTSVHFPPPHYLPHRTSPEYQPRYSPTGSVSPATGGLSPASGSPVGATVPLAAVHDQPLYDAQNMSSLDHSWITSSYQSHCSPPSQYSSTSNINVPSPTMVHSPGSPVESPQTDYNNLHQVLLQPFEQITMLDPPTSSYNTTYINHSSPHSSQTTNSSHTYSQSSRGAHSALSGHGARDPVAGGGAYAALQPLASPSQPPTPATPSSIPDIILTDYSGELDPGIFGGEEAQLRAGLDLDDLTLLEEPSALLPDSSVEHEFRLDRLDGL, translated from the exons CCAGAGGAAACGACACTAGTGACGCAGTATGGCCTCGGTGGTAGGAGTGGTGGGACGTCACCGTCGCCACGGTCGCCTGGACAGAGGGGGCGGGCTTCATCATCAGTTGGTCCCATGCGACGACCCGCGGATCGCAAGCATGACACCAGCCCATACGGAAGCACGGTCTATCTCAG TCCACCACCGGATAGCAATTGGCGACGGACGAACTCTGACTCAGCGTTACACCAGTCCTGCGGTGAGCAGCAGGTGACAACGCAGCCCCTATCACCGCACCACCCACTGCATTCCCACGGACACCCACACTTACACCCTCACCAGAATCATCGACGAG cTAGCAACATTCCTCTCGACGTGCTAGCAACGCTCGGAATGAATCCGACCAACCGTCCGCGGTCGTCGTGTGAAATACCACGAAtacctaacaataacaa CGTGTACGAGAGCGGCGGCGGGGGCGGGGCCGGCCAGGGCGGTTCGGGCGGCCTGCAGTGCGAGCTACAGGTGCCGGGCGGCTCGCTGCCCGACCTCACCTCCGTGCACTTCCCGCCGCCGCACTACCTGCCGCACCGGACCTCGCCCGAGTACCAGCCCCGATAT AGCCCGACGGGCAGCGTGTCGCCGGCGACGGGCGGCCTGTCGCCCGCGTCCGGCTCGCCCGTCGGCGCCACCGTGCCGCTCGCCGCCGTGCACGACCAGCCGCTCTACGACGCGCAG AACATGTCATCTCTAGACCATAGTTGGATAACGTCGAGCTACCAGTCCCACTGCAGTCCGCCCTCACAATATTCATCGACGTCAAATATAAATGTACCTTCACCCACA ATGGTGCACAGTCCAGGCAGTCCCGTGGAGTCACCGCAGACAGACTACAACAACCTTCACCAAGTATTATTACAACCGTTCGAGCAAATAACAATg CTGGACCCGCCCACGTCGAGCTACAACACGACGTACATAAACCACAGCTCGCCGCATTCGTCACAAACAACGAATTCGTCACATACATATTCACAG TCGTCGCGCGGCGCCCACAGCGCGCTGAGCGGGCACGGCGCGCGCGACCCGgtggcgggcggcggcgcgtaCGCGGCGCTGCAGCCGCTCGCGTCGCCCTCGCAGCCGCCCACGCCCGCCACGCCCAGCTCCATCCCCGACATCATACTCACAG ATTACTCGGGCGAGCTAGACCCCGGCATATTCGGCGGGGAGGAGGCGCAGCTGCGTGCCGGCCTGGACCTGGACGACCTGACGCTGCTGGAGGAGCCCAGCGCGCTGCTGCCGGACTCGTCCGTGGAGCACGAGTTCCGCCTGGACCGGCTCGACGGCTTGTAG
- the LOC126774841 gene encoding CREB-regulated transcription coactivator 3 isoform X1, whose translation MANPRKFSEKIALHNQKQAEETAAFEKIMREVSDATNKPEETTLVTQYGLGGRSGGTSPSPRSPGQRGRASSSVGPMRRPADRKHDTSPYGSTVYLSPPPDSNWRRTNSDSALHQSCGEQQVTTQPLSPHHPLHSHGHPHLHPHQNHRRASNIPLDVLATLGMNPTNRPRSSCEIPRIPNNNNVYESGGGGGAGQGGSGGLQCELQVPGGSLPDLTSVHFPPPHYLPHRTSPEYQPRYSPTGSVSPATGGLSPASGSPVGATVPLAAVHDQPLYDAQNHLSVPNTNNYLHHNKNMSSLDHSWITSSYQSHCSPPSQYSSTSNINVPSPTMVHSPGSPVESPQTDYNNLHQVLLQPFEQITMLDPPTSSYNTTYINHSSPHSSQTTNSSHTYSQSSRGAHSALSGHGARDPVAGGGAYAALQPLASPSQPPTPATPSSIPDIILTDYSGELDPGIFGGEEAQLRAGLDLDDLTLLEEPSALLPDSSVEHEFRLDRLDGL comes from the exons CCAGAGGAAACGACACTAGTGACGCAGTATGGCCTCGGTGGTAGGAGTGGTGGGACGTCACCGTCGCCACGGTCGCCTGGACAGAGGGGGCGGGCTTCATCATCAGTTGGTCCCATGCGACGACCCGCGGATCGCAAGCATGACACCAGCCCATACGGAAGCACGGTCTATCTCAG TCCACCACCGGATAGCAATTGGCGACGGACGAACTCTGACTCAGCGTTACACCAGTCCTGCGGTGAGCAGCAGGTGACAACGCAGCCCCTATCACCGCACCACCCACTGCATTCCCACGGACACCCACACTTACACCCTCACCAGAATCATCGACGAG cTAGCAACATTCCTCTCGACGTGCTAGCAACGCTCGGAATGAATCCGACCAACCGTCCGCGGTCGTCGTGTGAAATACCACGAAtacctaacaataacaa CGTGTACGAGAGCGGCGGCGGGGGCGGGGCCGGCCAGGGCGGTTCGGGCGGCCTGCAGTGCGAGCTACAGGTGCCGGGCGGCTCGCTGCCCGACCTCACCTCCGTGCACTTCCCGCCGCCGCACTACCTGCCGCACCGGACCTCGCCCGAGTACCAGCCCCGATAT AGCCCGACGGGCAGCGTGTCGCCGGCGACGGGCGGCCTGTCGCCCGCGTCCGGCTCGCCCGTCGGCGCCACCGTGCCGCTCGCCGCCGTGCACGACCAGCCGCTCTACGACGCGCAG aaTCACTTATCTGTACCAAACACAAATAATTATCTTCATCATAATAAG AACATGTCATCTCTAGACCATAGTTGGATAACGTCGAGCTACCAGTCCCACTGCAGTCCGCCCTCACAATATTCATCGACGTCAAATATAAATGTACCTTCACCCACA ATGGTGCACAGTCCAGGCAGTCCCGTGGAGTCACCGCAGACAGACTACAACAACCTTCACCAAGTATTATTACAACCGTTCGAGCAAATAACAATg CTGGACCCGCCCACGTCGAGCTACAACACGACGTACATAAACCACAGCTCGCCGCATTCGTCACAAACAACGAATTCGTCACATACATATTCACAG TCGTCGCGCGGCGCCCACAGCGCGCTGAGCGGGCACGGCGCGCGCGACCCGgtggcgggcggcggcgcgtaCGCGGCGCTGCAGCCGCTCGCGTCGCCCTCGCAGCCGCCCACGCCCGCCACGCCCAGCTCCATCCCCGACATCATACTCACAG ATTACTCGGGCGAGCTAGACCCCGGCATATTCGGCGGGGAGGAGGCGCAGCTGCGTGCCGGCCTGGACCTGGACGACCTGACGCTGCTGGAGGAGCCCAGCGCGCTGCTGCCGGACTCGTCCGTGGAGCACGAGTTCCGCCTGGACCGGCTCGACGGCTTGTAG